Proteins encoded in a region of the Streptomyces sp. NBC_00310 genome:
- a CDS encoding M28 family peptidase produces the protein MAVKWFEPPALRRRTPRPAPAAAGDGRTTAPRPWWPLSATLVLALLCLALAAWDSRMPGPRGPDAPAGTFSAARATAHVRAIAQEPRPHGSAAQSRARDHLVRTLTGLGIDTRVHTGAAAAHMPDLSPTGADSRYASLRLDNIVARIPGTDSTRPVALVTHYDSVEAGPGANDAGVPVSVLLETARALRSGPPPRNDVLFILTDAEESGLLGAQALVNSPDVLPRDAVVLNFEARGSKGPSLMFETGPDAAWLVDALADHAPDPRTSSLLDAAYGYLPNLTDFTVFKRAGHQGLNLAYLDGYTHYHGPDDSPENVDPATVQHQGDQALALARGLGAADLAHTPRGDSVYFQVAGRLLSYPAAVALPTALAVTGLALALFLRLRARATVTVKGTARGLAVVLGQVLLACGAAFALAPLTASGHAEFSHYGDIPGHGPAVTGFLLLALALGTALALLTRRWAGRRDQVTGAIVLWLLLACATAAFLPGASHVFTWPALGLVAAALLTSRAGAATADRILAAVLGVLPLGLLVLPLVLLLPTALGLGLVAGPVVFVVLMSALLPAVLPPAPRPRLLPLVPATAAAVSAALLAATALFPVRDDHPGRADLLYVLDADRRRAHWLSGSPPDASSERFLPQGAEPASVADLWPGWQVPVRRGPAAVRPLAAPKLTTTLVGDDGADGRRVRVTAASRRGARELVFLVTGAAVRGYTLTGVPGHHRDTPAGNPPWELWVRQVPDRGLRLELELAPGPVTVRVIDRTTGPPADPGDQPRSEPRPPALGVASFSEATMVMTARTLG, from the coding sequence ATGGCAGTCAAGTGGTTTGAGCCGCCCGCGCTCCGGCGGCGGACACCGCGCCCCGCGCCCGCCGCCGCGGGCGACGGCCGCACCACGGCGCCGAGGCCGTGGTGGCCGCTGTCCGCCACCCTCGTCCTCGCCCTGCTGTGCCTGGCCCTGGCCGCGTGGGACAGCCGGATGCCCGGGCCGCGCGGACCCGACGCGCCCGCCGGAACCTTCTCCGCCGCGCGGGCCACCGCGCACGTCCGCGCCATCGCACAGGAACCGCGCCCCCACGGGTCCGCCGCGCAGTCACGCGCCCGCGATCACCTCGTACGCACCCTGACCGGCCTCGGCATCGACACCCGGGTCCACACGGGAGCCGCCGCCGCCCACATGCCCGATCTGTCCCCCACCGGAGCGGACTCCCGGTACGCCAGCCTGCGCCTGGACAACATCGTCGCCCGTATCCCCGGCACGGACAGCACCCGCCCGGTCGCCCTGGTCACGCACTACGACTCCGTGGAGGCCGGCCCCGGCGCCAACGACGCCGGGGTCCCGGTGTCGGTGCTCCTGGAGACGGCGCGCGCGCTGCGATCCGGCCCCCCACCACGCAACGACGTGCTGTTCATCCTCACGGACGCCGAAGAGAGCGGCCTGCTGGGCGCGCAGGCCCTGGTGAACTCACCCGACGTGCTGCCGCGCGACGCCGTGGTGCTGAACTTCGAGGCACGCGGCAGCAAAGGGCCCAGCCTGATGTTCGAAACCGGGCCCGACGCCGCCTGGCTGGTCGACGCGCTCGCCGACCACGCCCCCGACCCCCGCACCAGTTCCCTGCTCGACGCCGCCTACGGCTATCTGCCCAACCTCACCGACTTCACCGTGTTCAAAAGGGCCGGCCACCAAGGACTCAACCTGGCCTACCTCGACGGCTACACCCACTACCACGGGCCGGACGACAGCCCCGAGAACGTCGACCCGGCCACGGTCCAGCACCAGGGCGACCAGGCCCTCGCCCTGGCCCGCGGCCTGGGCGCCGCCGACCTCGCGCACACCCCGCGCGGCGACTCCGTCTACTTCCAGGTCGCCGGACGGCTCCTCTCCTATCCGGCGGCGGTGGCCCTGCCGACCGCCCTCGCGGTGACCGGCCTCGCCCTGGCCCTGTTCCTGCGGCTCCGCGCCCGGGCGACGGTCACCGTCAAGGGCACCGCCCGCGGCCTGGCGGTCGTCCTGGGCCAAGTGCTGCTCGCCTGCGGTGCCGCCTTCGCCCTGGCACCGCTGACGGCGTCCGGGCACGCCGAGTTCAGCCACTACGGCGACATCCCCGGCCACGGGCCGGCCGTCACCGGGTTCCTGCTGCTCGCGCTCGCCCTCGGCACGGCACTGGCGCTGCTCACCCGCCGCTGGGCCGGCCGCCGCGACCAGGTCACGGGCGCGATCGTGCTCTGGCTGCTGCTCGCCTGCGCCACGGCGGCATTCCTGCCCGGCGCCAGCCACGTGTTCACCTGGCCCGCCCTCGGCCTCGTCGCCGCCGCGCTGCTCACCTCCCGCGCCGGCGCGGCAACGGCGGACCGGATCCTGGCGGCCGTCCTCGGCGTCCTCCCGCTCGGCCTGCTCGTCCTCCCGCTCGTACTGCTCCTGCCGACCGCGCTCGGGCTCGGCCTGGTGGCCGGACCGGTGGTGTTCGTGGTCCTGATGAGCGCACTGCTGCCCGCCGTGCTGCCGCCCGCGCCGCGGCCACGGCTGCTGCCGCTCGTCCCGGCCACGGCCGCGGCCGTCAGCGCCGCGCTCCTCGCGGCCACCGCCCTGTTCCCCGTGCGGGACGACCACCCCGGCCGGGCCGACCTGCTCTACGTCCTCGACGCGGACCGGCGCCGGGCGCACTGGCTGAGCGGCTCCCCGCCGGACGCGTCCAGCGAGCGGTTCCTGCCCCAGGGGGCCGAGCCGGCCTCGGTGGCCGACCTGTGGCCGGGCTGGCAGGTACCGGTCCGGCGCGGCCCGGCCGCAGTGCGCCCGCTCGCCGCCCCCAAGCTCACCACGACACTCGTCGGGGACGACGGCGCCGACGGGCGGCGCGTGCGCGTCACCGCCGCATCACGGCGCGGCGCCCGGGAACTGGTGTTCCTGGTGACGGGCGCGGCCGTACGCGGCTACACCCTCACCGGCGTACCCGGACACCACCGGGACACCCCGGCCGGCAACCCGCCGTGGGAGCTGTGGGTCCGCCAAGTACCCGACCGCGGACTGCGGTTGGAACTGGAGCTGGCACCGGGACCGGTGACCGTCCGGGTCATCGACCGCACGACGGGACCGCCGGCCGACCCGGGGGACCAGCCGCGGTCCGAACCCCGCCCCCCGGCCCTCGGCGTGGCCTCCTTCAGCGAGGCCACCATGGTCATGACCGCCCGCACACTCGGCTAG
- a CDS encoding AfsR/SARP family transcriptional regulator: MPTHTGNSPQPCGHPLAETDDTGRDISFGILGPLQVVIDGKPIRMGRNRQRTVLAVLLLNANKIVPVGSLVDAVWCSEPPATADKQIQTCIWRLRNAFAAAGAPAGLIDTAQGGYRMRLTDEDLDVHVFETTVRQAREQAAAGDLESAMARYQSALSLFRGKPLADLTGPLAYSVAAHWDERRFTVLEEWLDVSLALGRHAELISELKPLVAEYPMRERLCAQLMTALYLSQRRAEALAVYRNSRTTLINKLGLEPGARLQEVHQQILAGEPVAPPPTAPRRTPRPGRPPAQLPARISDFTGRHDLIHRITRDLRAVGGPRVVSLAGCGGSGKTALAVHAGHSVEEHFPDGQLYADLRGQSEPVPPQEALRGFLDALGVPEHRIPAGLAARAALFRSTTAGKRLLIVLDDIAESTRYEALLPSGESAVLCTGRASLLKIPGLIEYRVDGLPAEEALDLLASVAGVERVLAEADSARQITELCGRLPLAIRAAGARLRTRPHGTLSSFVDRLEDRHNRTAELSIGSLDVGARLASTLDQLSPAGYQLWLRLSQCDLEAVPERTASALSGRPAEDTQRMLDTLVNQHLLTVAPGDAADGPTYGFNPLVRDYAWQRAEAELGPAARGTADRIARPLRPGQLSAAGTGRHHPNGKSRSYGSQVV; encoded by the coding sequence TTGCCGACCCACACGGGAAACTCCCCTCAGCCGTGCGGCCACCCCCTCGCGGAAACCGACGACACCGGCCGCGACATCTCCTTTGGCATCCTCGGCCCCCTGCAGGTCGTCATCGACGGCAAGCCGATCCGCATGGGCAGGAACCGCCAGCGGACCGTCCTGGCCGTGCTGCTCCTCAACGCCAACAAGATCGTCCCCGTCGGCTCCCTGGTCGACGCGGTGTGGTGTTCCGAACCCCCGGCCACCGCCGACAAACAGATCCAGACCTGCATCTGGCGGCTGCGCAACGCCTTCGCGGCCGCGGGCGCCCCGGCCGGGCTCATCGACACCGCCCAGGGCGGCTACCGGATGCGGCTCACCGACGAGGACCTCGACGTCCACGTCTTCGAGACGACCGTGCGCCAGGCCCGCGAACAGGCTGCGGCCGGCGACCTGGAGAGCGCCATGGCCCGCTACCAGAGCGCCCTGTCCCTGTTCCGCGGCAAGCCGCTCGCCGACCTCACCGGGCCGCTCGCCTACAGCGTCGCGGCCCACTGGGACGAGCGCCGCTTCACCGTCCTGGAGGAGTGGCTCGACGTCTCGCTCGCCCTCGGCCGGCACGCCGAGCTGATCAGCGAACTCAAGCCGCTGGTCGCCGAGTACCCGATGCGCGAGCGGCTGTGCGCCCAGCTGATGACGGCGCTGTACCTCTCCCAGCGCCGGGCCGAGGCACTCGCCGTCTACCGCAACAGCCGCACCACACTGATCAACAAGCTCGGCCTGGAACCCGGCGCCCGGCTCCAGGAGGTCCATCAGCAGATCCTCGCCGGCGAGCCGGTCGCACCACCGCCCACCGCACCGCGGCGCACCCCGCGGCCCGGCCGTCCCCCCGCCCAGCTCCCCGCCCGGATAAGCGACTTCACCGGCCGGCACGATCTGATCCACCGCATCACCCGGGACCTGCGCGCGGTGGGCGGACCCCGCGTGGTCTCCCTCGCGGGCTGCGGCGGCAGCGGCAAGACCGCACTCGCCGTACACGCGGGACACAGCGTCGAGGAACACTTCCCCGACGGCCAGCTCTACGCGGATCTGCGCGGCCAGAGCGAGCCCGTGCCGCCCCAGGAGGCCCTGCGGGGCTTCCTCGACGCCCTCGGCGTGCCCGAGCACCGGATTCCGGCCGGCCTCGCCGCCCGGGCGGCGCTGTTCCGCAGCACCACCGCCGGCAAGCGCCTGCTCATCGTCCTCGACGACATCGCCGAGTCCACCCGGTACGAGGCCCTGCTGCCCAGCGGGGAGAGCGCGGTGCTGTGCACCGGCCGGGCCAGCCTCCTGAAGATCCCCGGCCTGATCGAGTACCGCGTCGACGGGCTGCCCGCCGAGGAGGCACTGGACCTGCTCGCCTCGGTGGCGGGCGTCGAACGGGTCCTCGCGGAGGCGGACAGCGCCCGGCAGATCACCGAACTGTGCGGCCGTCTCCCGCTGGCCATCCGGGCAGCCGGAGCGCGCCTGCGGACCCGCCCGCACGGCACCCTGAGCAGCTTCGTGGACCGCCTGGAGGACCGGCACAACCGTACGGCCGAACTCTCCATCGGCTCCCTGGACGTGGGCGCGCGCCTGGCCTCGACCCTCGACCAGCTCTCCCCGGCCGGCTACCAGCTGTGGCTGCGGCTCAGCCAGTGCGACCTGGAGGCCGTCCCGGAGCGGACGGCCTCAGCCCTCTCCGGCCGGCCCGCCGAGGACACCCAGCGCATGCTCGACACCCTGGTCAACCAGCACCTGCTGACCGTCGCCCCGGGCGACGCGGCCGACGGCCCCACCTACGGGTTCAACCCCCTGGTGCGCGACTACGCCTGGCAGCGCGCCGAAGCGGAACTCGGACCGGCCGCACGCGGCACGGCCGACCGGATCGCGCGCCCCCTGCGGCCGGGACAGCTGTCCGCCGCGGGCACCGGCCGCCACCACCCGAACGGAAAGTCAAGGAGCTATGGCAGTCAAGTGGTTTGA
- a CDS encoding methyltransferase: MRQLNGEQREAAVASRRMLYDQLPSRALVVVVQIGVPDLLAEGPLAVDVIAERTGTDAAALNRLLRALAVLGAFEEVAERVYGLTALGRALTLDHPASVQPSAKLVAGVFGSAWDDLLQTVRTGTSPLERARGASLFTLMERDDELRSVFDDSQGRGLVLELDELLRYVDFSGYGTVVDVGGSDGTFLRRILEKHPQTRGICFDLPGSVSLQAQRAEPDPLADRYRVVGGSFFDSVPGGGDLYLLSHILHDWDDDKAVHILRTVRAAMTDSSTVMIVDLIGAGLGQRDEWLRTAAVMDLYMLSLFGGTGGQERTTAQVESLLSKAGFRVSRVDALPSGMNVIRAVPAEATGV; this comes from the coding sequence GTGCGGCAACTCAACGGCGAGCAGCGGGAGGCGGCGGTTGCCTCCCGCAGGATGCTCTACGACCAGCTTCCGTCCCGGGCGCTGGTCGTCGTGGTCCAGATCGGCGTTCCGGACCTGCTCGCCGAGGGCCCGCTGGCCGTCGACGTGATCGCGGAGCGTACCGGTACCGACGCGGCCGCGCTCAACCGGCTGCTGCGCGCTCTGGCCGTTCTGGGTGCCTTCGAGGAAGTCGCCGAGCGGGTCTACGGGCTCACCGCGCTCGGCAGGGCCCTGACCCTGGACCACCCGGCTTCCGTGCAGCCGTCGGCGAAGCTGGTGGCGGGAGTGTTCGGGTCGGCCTGGGACGACCTTCTGCAGACGGTGCGCACCGGCACGTCGCCGCTCGAACGGGCGCGGGGAGCGTCCCTGTTCACGCTCATGGAGCGGGACGACGAGCTGCGCAGCGTCTTCGACGACTCCCAGGGCCGCGGGCTGGTGCTCGAACTCGACGAGCTCCTGCGGTACGTGGACTTCTCCGGGTACGGGACGGTCGTCGACGTCGGCGGCAGCGACGGCACGTTTCTGCGCCGGATCCTGGAGAAGCATCCGCAGACGCGGGGCATCTGCTTCGATCTGCCGGGCTCGGTGTCGCTGCAGGCCCAGCGGGCGGAACCCGATCCGCTCGCCGACCGCTACCGCGTCGTGGGCGGTTCGTTCTTCGACAGCGTCCCCGGCGGCGGGGATCTCTATCTGCTGTCGCACATCCTCCACGACTGGGACGACGACAAGGCCGTGCACATCCTGCGGACCGTCCGGGCCGCCATGACGGACTCCTCGACGGTGATGATCGTGGATCTGATCGGGGCGGGCCTCGGACAGCGTGACGAGTGGCTGCGCACCGCGGCCGTCATGGACCTCTACATGCTCTCGCTGTTCGGCGGCACCGGCGGGCAGGAACGCACCACCGCGCAGGTCGAGTCCCTGCTGTCCAAGGCCGGGTTCCGGGTCAGCCGGGTCGACGCCCTGCCCAGTGGCATGAATGTCATCCGCGCCGTTCCCGCCGAGGCCACCGGGGTGTGA
- the ahcY gene encoding adenosylhomocysteinase → MPSPTAHFSDFKVADLSLAEFGRKEITLAEHEMPGLMAIRREYAGARPLAGARITGSLHMTVQTAVLIETLVALGAQVRWASCNIFSTQDHAAAAIAAAGIPVFAWKGETLQEYWWCTEQALTWPGSPTGGPNMILDDGGDVTLLVHKGVEYRKTGELPPADNEELAAVAALLQASPLDWTGIAAQIRGVTEETTTGVHRLYEMQRDGVLLFPAINVNDAVTKSKFDNKYGCRHSLIDGINRATDVLIGGKTAVVCGYGDVGKGCAESLRGQGARVIVTEIDPICALQAAMDGYQVTTLDEVVETADIFITTTGNKDIIMASDMARMKHQAIVGNIGHFDNEIDMAGLARIPGIVKDEVKPQVHTWTLPGGKVLIVLSEGRLLNLGNATGHPSFVMSNSFADQTLAQIELFTKQSQYPIGVYTLPKHLDEKVARLHLDALGVKLTTLRPEQAAYIGVEVEGPYKSDQYRY, encoded by the coding sequence ATGCCCTCGCCCACAGCCCACTTTTCGGACTTCAAGGTCGCTGACCTGTCCCTGGCCGAGTTCGGCCGCAAGGAGATCACGCTCGCCGAGCACGAGATGCCCGGCCTGATGGCGATCCGCCGGGAGTACGCCGGGGCGCGGCCGCTGGCGGGTGCGCGGATCACGGGTTCGCTGCACATGACGGTCCAGACCGCCGTCCTCATCGAGACCCTGGTCGCCCTCGGCGCGCAGGTGCGCTGGGCGTCGTGCAACATCTTCTCCACCCAGGACCACGCCGCCGCCGCGATCGCCGCCGCCGGCATCCCGGTGTTCGCGTGGAAGGGCGAGACGCTGCAGGAGTACTGGTGGTGCACGGAGCAGGCGCTGACCTGGCCCGGCAGCCCGACCGGCGGCCCGAACATGATCCTGGACGACGGCGGTGACGTCACCCTGCTCGTCCACAAGGGCGTCGAGTACCGGAAGACCGGCGAGCTGCCCCCGGCCGACAACGAGGAACTGGCGGCCGTCGCCGCCCTGTTGCAGGCCAGCCCGCTCGACTGGACCGGCATCGCCGCGCAGATCCGTGGTGTGACGGAGGAGACCACGACGGGTGTCCACCGGTTGTACGAGATGCAGCGTGACGGTGTGCTGCTGTTCCCGGCGATCAATGTGAACGACGCGGTCACCAAGTCGAAGTTCGACAACAAGTACGGCTGCCGGCATTCCCTGATCGATGGCATCAACCGGGCCACGGATGTTCTCATCGGCGGCAAGACGGCCGTCGTGTGCGGTTACGGTGATGTGGGCAAGGGCTGTGCGGAGTCGCTGCGGGGGCAGGGCGCCCGGGTGATCGTCACCGAGATCGACCCGATCTGCGCGCTGCAGGCGGCGATGGACGGCTACCAGGTCACGACGCTCGACGAGGTCGTGGAGACGGCCGACATCTTCATCACCACGACCGGCAACAAGGACATCATCATGGCCTCGGACATGGCCAGGATGAAGCACCAGGCGATCGTCGGAAACATCGGCCACTTCGACAACGAGATCGACATGGCCGGTCTGGCGCGGATCCCGGGCATCGTCAAGGACGAGGTCAAGCCACAGGTCCACACCTGGACGCTCCCCGGCGGCAAGGTCCTCATCGTGCTGTCGGAGGGCCGTCTGCTGAACCTGGGCAACGCCACCGGTCACCCGTCGTTCGTGATGTCCAACTCCTTCGCGGACCAGACGCTGGCCCAGATCGAGCTGTTCACCAAGCAGTCGCAGTACCCGATCGGCGTCTACACGCTGCCCAAGCACCTCGACGAGAAGGTCGCCCGTCTCCACCTCGACGCGCTCGGCGTGAAGCTGACCACGCTCCGCCCCGAGCAGGCCGCCTACATCGGCGTCGAGGTCGAGGGCCCCTACAAGTCGGACCAGTACCGCTACTGA
- a CDS encoding prephenate dehydrogenase, with the protein MIGIPEPVESLHTVTVIGAGLIGTSIALALSGQGVAVHLQDVRRESLRIAEAMGAGTARAPGRPTDLAVLAVPPHQVYTAVAEAQRRGIARHYTDVASVKAALAGGGADVEASLFIGGHPIAGRELHGPGAAREDLFRGKPWILTPSASTSAQTARAALLLVELCGGHAVTMEAEAHDRAIAVTSHLPHLVSAVTARMLRSCDSKTLGLCGSGLRDFTRIAAGDAELWTDILGSNASAVLDALDILVEDLGLVRRSLSALAGRAPDGPADEGAAYRELLRHLLDQGRAGQALIPQKYGAQGRSYQDVRVPLADQEGELARLLADVSRRGVNVEDLRIEESPASPTGIAVLSVQASAADPLGDWLRVRRGWPVLRDHPTPPPAPAPGASPASPGASPAPGAEKPEPVRTAS; encoded by the coding sequence GTGATCGGAATCCCTGAGCCTGTCGAGTCCCTGCACACCGTCACCGTGATCGGTGCCGGCCTGATCGGCACCTCGATCGCGCTCGCGCTCAGCGGGCAGGGCGTCGCAGTGCATCTGCAGGATGTCCGCCGCGAGTCCCTGCGCATCGCCGAGGCCATGGGCGCGGGCACCGCCCGCGCCCCCGGCCGCCCGACGGATCTGGCCGTGCTCGCGGTGCCCCCGCACCAGGTGTACACCGCCGTCGCCGAGGCGCAGCGCCGCGGTATCGCCCGCCACTACACCGATGTGGCCAGCGTGAAGGCCGCTCTCGCGGGGGGCGGGGCGGATGTCGAGGCCTCCCTCTTCATCGGCGGGCACCCCATCGCGGGGCGTGAGCTGCACGGCCCCGGGGCCGCCCGCGAGGACCTCTTCCGCGGCAAGCCGTGGATCCTCACTCCGTCGGCGAGCACCTCGGCCCAGACCGCCCGGGCCGCCCTGCTGCTGGTCGAGCTGTGCGGCGGGCATGCCGTGACCATGGAGGCCGAGGCCCACGACCGTGCCATCGCCGTCACCTCGCATCTGCCGCACCTGGTCAGTGCCGTGACGGCCCGGATGCTGCGCTCCTGTGACAGCAAGACGCTCGGCCTGTGCGGGTCCGGTCTGCGTGACTTCACCCGGATCGCGGCCGGTGACGCGGAGCTGTGGACCGACATCCTCGGCTCCAACGCCTCGGCGGTCCTGGACGCCCTGGACATCCTCGTCGAGGATCTCGGTCTCGTCCGGCGCTCGCTGTCCGCGCTGGCCGGCCGTGCCCCCGACGGGCCGGCCGACGAGGGGGCCGCCTACCGCGAACTGCTGCGCCACCTGCTCGACCAGGGGCGCGCCGGGCAGGCGCTGATCCCCCAGAAGTACGGTGCGCAGGGCCGCTCCTACCAGGATGTGCGGGTGCCGCTGGCCGACCAGGAGGGTGAGCTGGCCCGGCTGCTCGCCGATGTGAGCCGGCGCGGGGTCAACGTGGAGGATCTGCGGATCGAGGAGTCCCCGGCCTCCCCGACGGGCATCGCCGTCCTGTCCGTGCAGGCGTCCGCCGCCGACCCGCTGGGCGACTGGCTGCGCGTGCGGCGCGGCTGGCCCGTACTGCGCGACCACCCGACGCCTCCCCCCGCCCCCGCCCCCGGCGCCTCCCCCGCCTCCCCTGGCGCCTCCCCTGCTCCCGGCGCCGAGAAGCCGGAGCCGGTGCGGACGGCTTCGTAG
- a CDS encoding methyltransferase translates to MTLNAPDLSPLTAAAGGPPTGRTPLDMDGLAWILFGHAAFQYLNAACELNLYELLEAKPGLTGEEIGAELGLAERATDILLLGAASLGTLTVQDGRYQVAAVLSDLVKTPDWQRFKDTVAFEQYVVYEGQLDFTESLRTNSNVGLRRVRGTGRDLYHRLSENPHMESVFYKYMRSWSELANQHLVEKLDLSGSRRLLDCGGGDAVNSIALTQANPHLSATILEIAATAPITEKKIEEAGLSDRIDVKPGDMHADEFPTGYDTVMFAHQLVIWTPEENTALLRKAYETLPEGGRVIIFNSMSNDEGDGPVVAALDSVYFAALPAEGGMIYPWKTYEESLRKAGFDESAFERIEFPGWTPHGVIIATK, encoded by the coding sequence ATGACCCTGAACGCCCCGGACCTGTCCCCGCTCACGGCCGCCGCCGGCGGCCCGCCCACCGGCAGGACCCCGCTGGACATGGACGGCCTGGCCTGGATCCTCTTCGGCCACGCCGCGTTCCAGTACCTGAACGCGGCCTGTGAACTGAACCTGTACGAGCTCCTCGAGGCGAAGCCGGGTCTGACCGGCGAGGAGATCGGTGCCGAGCTGGGCCTGGCCGAGCGGGCCACCGACATCCTCCTGCTCGGCGCCGCCTCCCTGGGCACGCTCACCGTCCAGGACGGCCGCTACCAGGTGGCGGCCGTCCTCTCGGACCTCGTCAAGACCCCCGACTGGCAGCGCTTCAAGGACACCGTCGCCTTCGAGCAGTACGTCGTCTACGAGGGCCAGCTCGACTTCACGGAGTCGCTGCGCACCAACAGCAACGTCGGTCTGCGCCGTGTCCGCGGCACCGGCCGCGACCTGTACCACCGCCTCAGCGAGAACCCGCACATGGAGTCGGTGTTCTACAAGTACATGCGGTCCTGGTCGGAGCTGGCCAACCAGCACCTGGTGGAGAAACTCGACCTGTCGGGCAGCCGCCGGCTGCTCGACTGCGGCGGCGGCGACGCGGTGAACTCCATCGCCCTCACCCAGGCCAACCCGCACCTGTCCGCGACCATCCTGGAGATCGCGGCGACCGCCCCGATCACCGAGAAGAAGATCGAGGAGGCCGGTCTCAGCGACCGCATCGACGTCAAGCCGGGCGACATGCACGCCGACGAGTTCCCCACCGGCTACGACACCGTCATGTTCGCCCACCAGCTGGTCATCTGGACCCCGGAGGAGAACACGGCGCTGCTGCGCAAGGCGTACGAGACGCTGCCCGAGGGCGGCCGCGTCATCATCTTCAACTCCATGTCCAACGACGAGGGGGACGGCCCCGTCGTGGCCGCCCTGGACAGCGTCTACTTCGCCGCGCTGCCGGCCGAGGGAGGCATGATCTACCCCTGGAAGACCTACGAGGAGTCCCTGCGCAAGGCCGGGTTCGACGAGTCCGCCTTCGAGCGGATCGAGTTCCCGGGCTGGACTCCGCACGGCGTCATCATCGCCACCAAGTAA
- a CDS encoding MbtH family protein — protein MPTFLGEDDSVACAVVVNDKGQYSIWPQERAIPEGWRATGVSGPRDACLENIASVWPEPTAAT, from the coding sequence GTGCCCACTTTCCTGGGAGAAGACGACTCCGTCGCATGTGCGGTGGTCGTCAACGACAAGGGACAGTACTCGATTTGGCCGCAGGAGCGCGCGATCCCCGAGGGTTGGCGCGCCACCGGTGTCAGCGGGCCGCGCGACGCCTGCCTCGAGAACATCGCGTCCGTCTGGCCCGAACCGACGGCTGCCACCTGA